One Chloroflexota bacterium DNA segment encodes these proteins:
- the smc gene encoding chromosome segregation protein SMC, with translation MYLKRLEIQGFKTFANRTVIEFPLGVTAIVGPNGSGKSNVTDAIRWVLGEQSFSALRCRRTEDLIYSGGGKRAAQGMAEVALTIDNTDRTLPLDFNEVTITRRSFRSGENEYFLNKNKVRLRDIQEATSPLASSYTLINQGLVDAALTLRPEERRSLFEDAAAISLSVSKRAEAERRLKQTEDNLGRILDTLAEIEPRLKVLRRQAREAEQVHEIETALQQALLIAYRRQWQAAQSLVAQAEIAFAEAENVLARAHVGQAQAEQQLGALRQQRDQQQQLVEQQHQQLAQFEREWEAVEREWAVLTERQQALITRRAESHERQQSLEQEQTQAQARAVELAEQAAQAQAALIAQRQALTTIEAGEQATIAARREADQALKQAQEAALQATRSLNEAQQRAKLQQERWQALANELTTNQQQLAASQTRIQQAQTNLEQAQQLYQQAEAEFNQAQANEEAAQKSLLEARNLRREQEEAVAYARREADALHSRLDALRRTAAAGAGMFTGVRAALQWAEKQHQQFAVVASVIEVPAELETALEVALGARLQNIIVPNWEAAEAAIAELKRTDAGRATFLPLDTLRTPRPSRIPQSKGVLGLASELVNYAEAYERAVQHLLGRTIVVEDLATARRILAELDGAWTIVTLGGEQVGSSGAMTGGARTREAGTLRRERELRELPAQLETAQQQLAEHEQQLKQVIAAIGNAEKAVREADQARRSHRTTMEKARDSLAQRQRGLQQIEQEQQWQQLRSNNVQQEQASLAEQLAASQTAIEQAQNYVAEHERLVVAAREQAETAAAASRASEERVAAARAAIVSSDATLQATQRAQRDQQQVIDGLVRRSREDQQRQHELVEQLALAEAQSVLVAERRQQAQLQREAVYAEQAPLLERLNQANLALQHAELQERAASQAFVQAQTSLSRAESQLATANTRRDHVWERCAEENIDIEQLDLSQTPEAEQAELSAQALNEQIDQLRNKLRRMGTINPLAPQEYAELGERNQFLTGQVSDIRQAADGLRELINELETAMNSRFAQTFSAVAEEFSLAFTRLFGGGTAQLVLNDPNSSESGIDIIAQPPGKRRQPLSLLSGGERSLTAVALLVALLKVNPTPFCVMDEVDAALDEANVVRLREQLIEMSQQTQFVLVTHNRGTVEAASTLYGVTMNPDGASKVLSIRLDQLVDDGGAVRIVETVG, from the coding sequence ATGTATCTCAAACGACTTGAAATTCAGGGATTTAAAACCTTTGCCAATCGCACAGTGATTGAGTTTCCGCTAGGCGTGACGGCAATTGTTGGGCCAAATGGCTCGGGCAAATCCAACGTTACCGATGCGATTCGCTGGGTGCTGGGCGAACAAAGTTTCTCGGCTTTGCGCTGTCGCCGCACCGAAGATCTGATTTATAGCGGCGGTGGCAAACGTGCCGCCCAAGGTATGGCCGAAGTTGCTCTGACGATCGATAATACCGATCGCACGTTGCCGCTCGATTTCAACGAAGTCACAATCACGCGCCGCTCGTTTCGCTCTGGCGAGAATGAATATTTCTTGAATAAAAATAAAGTGCGGTTGCGCGATATTCAAGAAGCCACATCGCCCTTGGCTTCAAGTTATACCCTGATCAATCAAGGTTTGGTTGATGCTGCCTTGACCTTGCGTCCCGAAGAGCGTCGTAGCTTATTCGAAGATGCCGCCGCGATTAGCCTTTCGGTCAGTAAACGCGCCGAGGCTGAGCGTCGCCTTAAACAAACCGAAGACAATTTGGGCCGCATTTTGGATACCTTGGCTGAGATCGAGCCACGTTTGAAGGTGCTGCGCCGCCAAGCGCGTGAGGCTGAGCAGGTTCATGAAATTGAAACCGCCTTGCAGCAAGCCCTGCTGATTGCCTATCGTCGCCAGTGGCAGGCCGCCCAAAGCTTGGTTGCTCAAGCCGAAATTGCTTTTGCTGAGGCCGAGAACGTTCTAGCTCGCGCTCACGTTGGCCAGGCTCAAGCTGAGCAACAGCTTGGTGCATTACGCCAGCAGCGCGATCAGCAGCAGCAATTGGTTGAGCAACAACACCAGCAATTAGCCCAATTTGAGCGTGAATGGGAAGCCGTGGAGCGTGAATGGGCGGTGCTGACCGAGCGTCAACAAGCGCTGATCACTCGTCGCGCTGAGTCCCACGAGCGTCAGCAAAGCCTAGAACAAGAGCAAACCCAAGCCCAAGCGCGGGCGGTTGAGTTAGCTGAACAGGCTGCCCAAGCCCAAGCTGCGTTGATTGCGCAGCGCCAAGCCTTAACTACGATTGAGGCTGGCGAACAGGCCACAATTGCCGCCCGCCGCGAGGCTGACCAAGCCCTTAAACAAGCCCAAGAAGCTGCTTTACAAGCAACCAGAAGCCTGAACGAAGCTCAGCAACGAGCCAAATTGCAGCAAGAGCGTTGGCAAGCGTTGGCCAATGAATTAACCACCAACCAACAGCAGCTTGCCGCTAGCCAAACACGCATTCAGCAAGCCCAAACTAACCTTGAACAAGCCCAACAGCTGTATCAACAGGCCGAAGCTGAGTTTAACCAAGCCCAAGCCAATGAAGAGGCTGCTCAAAAAAGCTTGTTGGAAGCCCGTAATCTGCGTCGTGAGCAGGAAGAAGCTGTGGCCTATGCCCGCCGTGAAGCCGATGCCTTGCATAGTCGCTTGGATGCCTTGCGCCGCACTGCCGCTGCCGGAGCTGGCATGTTTACTGGCGTTCGGGCGGCTTTGCAATGGGCCGAAAAGCAGCACCAGCAATTTGCCGTGGTTGCCAGCGTGATTGAAGTGCCTGCCGAGTTAGAAACGGCCTTGGAAGTGGCGTTGGGTGCTCGCTTGCAAAATATTATCGTGCCCAATTGGGAAGCTGCCGAAGCCGCGATTGCTGAACTTAAACGCACTGATGCGGGCCGCGCCACCTTTTTGCCACTCGATACGCTGCGCACGCCGCGCCCAAGCCGCATTCCCCAATCTAAAGGGGTTTTAGGGCTTGCCAGCGAGTTGGTGAACTATGCCGAGGCCTATGAACGAGCAGTGCAACATCTGCTTGGGCGCACAATTGTGGTTGAAGATTTAGCTACGGCACGGCGTATTTTGGCCGAACTTGATGGCGCTTGGACGATTGTGACGCTTGGTGGCGAACAGGTTGGCTCATCGGGGGCGATGACTGGTGGCGCTAGAACTCGTGAGGCTGGTACCTTGCGCCGCGAACGCGAATTGCGCGAATTGCCCGCCCAACTTGAAACTGCCCAACAACAACTCGCCGAGCATGAACAACAGCTCAAGCAGGTGATTGCTGCAATTGGCAATGCTGAAAAAGCAGTTCGCGAGGCCGATCAGGCCCGCCGCAGCCATCGCACCACCATGGAAAAAGCTCGTGATAGTTTGGCCCAACGTCAACGTGGCCTTCAGCAAATTGAGCAAGAGCAACAATGGCAACAGCTGCGCAGCAATAATGTTCAACAAGAGCAAGCCAGCCTTGCCGAGCAACTTGCCGCCAGCCAAACCGCAATTGAGCAGGCGCAAAACTATGTTGCTGAGCATGAACGTTTGGTTGTTGCCGCCCGCGAGCAAGCCGAAACTGCTGCGGCGGCCAGCCGGGCGAGCGAGGAGCGAGTTGCGGCAGCACGGGCGGCGATTGTCTCCAGCGATGCAACCTTGCAGGCGACTCAGCGTGCCCAACGCGATCAGCAACAGGTGATTGATGGCTTGGTGCGGCGTAGCCGTGAGGATCAACAACGCCAGCACGAGTTGGTTGAACAATTGGCCTTGGCTGAAGCCCAAAGCGTGCTTGTAGCCGAACGCCGTCAGCAAGCCCAGCTGCAACGTGAGGCCGTTTATGCCGAGCAAGCCCCGCTGCTCGAACGCTTGAATCAGGCAAATTTGGCGCTACAACACGCCGAATTGCAAGAACGGGCAGCCTCGCAGGCCTTTGTTCAAGCGCAAACCAGCCTTAGTCGAGCTGAAAGCCAATTGGCAACGGCCAATACCCGCCGCGACCATGTGTGGGAACGTTGCGCCGAAGAGAACATTGATATTGAGCAATTGGATTTGAGCCAAACGCCTGAGGCTGAGCAGGCTGAATTATCGGCCCAAGCCTTGAATGAGCAAATTGATCAGTTGCGCAATAAACTGCGGCGAATGGGCACGATTAACCCACTTGCGCCGCAAGAATATGCTGAGCTTGGCGAACGCAATCAATTCTTAACAGGTCAAGTCAGCGATATTCGCCAAGCGGCTGATGGCTTGCGTGAGTTGATTAACGAGCTTGAAACGGCCATGAATAGCCGTTTTGCCCAAACATTTAGCGCCGTGGCTGAGGAATTTAGCTTAGCATTTACCCGTTTATTTGGTGGTGGTACGGCTCAGCTTGTTTTGAACGACCCCAATAGCAGCGAAAGTGGCATTGATATTATTGCCCAACCACCAGGCAAGCGCCGCCAACCGCTCTCCTTGCTCTCTGGGGGCGAACGTTCCTTGACCGCCGTGGCGCTGTTGGTGGCCTTGTTGAAAGTTAATCCTACGCCGTTTTGTGTGATGGACGAAGTTGACGCAGCCTTGGACGAAGCCAATGTTGTGCGACTTCGTGAACAATTAATCGAGATGAGTCAACAGACCCAGTTTGTCTTGGTGACGCATAACCGTGGTACTGTGGAAGCGGCTTCGACCTTGTATGGCGTTACGATGAATCCTGATGGGGCTTCCAAAGTGTTGTCGATTCGCCTTGATCAGTTGGTCGATGATGGTGGGGCAGTGCGAATTGTTGAGACAGTTGGTTAA
- a CDS encoding GNAT family N-acetyltransferase, which produces MQIREATVDEHSQALEIIRQAFVEYEAILDPPSSVGWETVESFRTRMGDGGVLVVESHNQLIACVLYERRGSDTLYLGRLSVLPAYRGRGLAKKLILAVEAIAQAEQRQIITIGVRLALPHLIAMYQQLGYTITEYHSHQGYPAPTYVTMQHQLRTTAA; this is translated from the coding sequence ATGCAGATTCGTGAAGCAACTGTTGATGAACATAGCCAAGCCTTGGAGATCATTCGCCAAGCCTTTGTTGAATATGAAGCGATCCTCGATCCGCCCTCTAGTGTTGGCTGGGAAACAGTTGAGAGTTTTCGCACGCGTATGGGTGATGGCGGGGTGTTGGTCGTCGAATCGCACAATCAATTAATAGCCTGTGTGCTGTACGAGCGGCGTGGCAGCGATACGCTCTATTTGGGGCGCTTGTCGGTGTTGCCCGCCTATCGTGGCCGTGGTTTGGCCAAAAAGCTTATTCTTGCGGTTGAAGCAATTGCCCAAGCCGAACAGCGTCAGATTATTACGATTGGTGTGCGCCTAGCCTTACCGCATTTGATCGCCATGTATCAACAATTGGGCTATACCATTACTGAATACCACAGCCATCAAGGCTATCCTGCGCCAACCTATGTGACCATGCAGCATCAATTGCGCACCACCGCAGCATAA